The Terriglobus roseus region CGAGAGTTCCAGGTCATAGCCGTTCTCGCTATGCATATCCGTCTTATCGATGACCGTCCGTTCCACCCGATACGACAGGTTCTCCGCAAACGCCTTCATGGCGATGTGATGCGCCACCATGTGATTGTCTGAAGTGCTCATGCTCGCACCCGGATTTTTACCCGGCGTTCCATCATCATTCTTCGGTGGCGGCGCACTCTCCTTAAACTTCACGCCGTCCGGCATCGCCGTCATCTCAAACACCGGTTGCACCTTGCTATCCATGTGCAGTTGCAAACCAAAGCGCTCCTTCAGCAACGCCTTCACCATGTCATCGCGCTGCTGGCGTGAAAGATTCTTCATCGTCGCCGGGTCAGGATCACTCACCTTCGCAACAATGTCCCACTTTTGCGACTCCGCCCACGGAGGCAGCCCAAAGATCAGCCACGCCTTCACGTTGAAGTTGCCCGCAATCATCTCCTTCAACGAGATGTTGGTCGCCTGCAGGCTGGTCGGGCTGCGATTCACGTTGGTGTTCGTATCGCCCGGCTTATGCGGCTTAATCGTCACCACATCAAACACCGGCAACTGCCCCGTATACGGCGTCTGAGCATGGCACATCGCAGAGCCCACGCCACAAAGGACAAGAGCAAAAGCAAACACGCGGCAACGATTCAAAGTGAGCATAGTGGTGGATGAGGGCGCGAAACGCCGTCACGATGGTATCCGTATCAACCGCCGCATCAGAAT contains the following coding sequences:
- a CDS encoding TIGR03435 family protein, which codes for MFAFALVLCGVGSAMCHAQTPYTGQLPVFDVVTIKPHKPGDTNTNVNRSPTSLQATNISLKEMIAGNFNVKAWLIFGLPPWAESQKWDIVAKVSDPDPATMKNLSRQQRDDMVKALLKERFGLQLHMDSKVQPVFEMTAMPDGVKFKESAPPPKNDDGTPGKNPGASMSTSDNHMVAHHIAMKAFAENLSYRVERTVIDKTDMHSENGYDLELSWTPEALNNGGDNGSGQEAPPPIFEAVKDQLGLRLTPAKAEVPTIVIDHVQMPDAN